One window of the Anomalospiza imberbis isolate Cuckoo-Finch-1a 21T00152 chromosome 12, ASM3175350v1, whole genome shotgun sequence genome contains the following:
- the ADGRG3 gene encoding adhesion G protein-coupled receptor G3 isoform X1: protein MLHLSQQCLELWRSESRACACLRERWFRLLQSGRHSWLAGLKTLLFNVSRAVTRDVLITFSPTAGPSRLNATEKGKAGKIHIPRKIFQSLSSQTVRVVVTVLNIQQLGMFKEVNQTAQVLDNTVVGITVGESSISGLQEPVQLTFAHRELPRGITPRCVFWDASKGQAGGWRSSGCVTQPGDKGTVCSCDHLTFFTLLLNPALDGSTAKALMAVATAGCGVAMAFSIFTMAFCIFVRCRFRFEETVRTNLGLHVNLVGSLFLLNLAFLLNSGLSGRTHPRTCGVLGGLTHYCLLCCFTWTALEGCQLYLLFVKVLGIYIHHYLAKLCLVGWGFPVLVVGVAGAIGSYGEYSIQTMDHQVIAHLCWITSKHLLVHYITNCGYFGLIFLFNMAVFGVVTQKSCSLQGTGAVQGYHKPWKVALVAAGLFCLLGATWALVFLTYGISSTVVLYLFTILNSLQGIFIFIWLVVLYYPKTKETTGSLSYIIRHDKNTTTSQD, encoded by the exons ATGCTCCActtgtcccagcagtgcctggagctgtgGCGCTCTGAGAGCCGCGCTTGTGCCTGCCTGAGGGAGCGCTGGTTCAG GCTGCTGCAGTCGGGGCGGCACAGTTGGCTGGCTGGGCTCAAGACTCTGCTCTTCAACGTCAGCAGGGCTGTCACCCGTGACGTCCTCATCACCTTCTCCCCCACAGCG GGCCCCAGCAGGCTGAACGCCACAGAGAAAGGGAAGGCAGGTAAAATCCACATCCCCAGGAAGATATTCCAGTCCCTGAGCAGCCAAACAGTGCGTGTGGTGGTGACAGTCCTCAATATCCAGCAGCTTGGCATGTTCAAG GAAGTCAACCAGACAGCGCAGGTCTTGGACAACACCGTGGTGGGCATCACGGTGGGAGAGAGCAGCATCtcggggctgcaggagcccgTGCAGCTCACGTTCGCCCACAGGGAGCTGCCCCGA GGCATCACCCCGCGATGCGTCTTCTGGGATGCCAGCAAAG ggcaggcaggaggctggCGCAGCAGTGGATGTGTCACGCAGCccggggacaaggggacagtcTGCTCCTGTGACCATCTCACCTTCTTCACCCTCCTCCTG AACCCAGCTCTGGATGGCTCCACAGCAAAAGCTTTGATGGCTGTTGCCACCGCTGGCTGTGGGGTAGCCATGGCTTTCTCCATCTTCACCATGGCCTTCTGCATCTTTGTAAG GTGCAGGTTCAGGTTTGAGGAGACCGTCCGCACCAACCTGGGGCTGCACGTGAACCTCGTGGGCAGCCTGTTCCTCCTCAACCTGGCCTTCCTGCTCAACAGTGGGCTCTCTGGCAGGACCCACCCAAGGACCtgtggggtcctgggggggctcACCCACTactgcctgctctgctgcttcaccTGGACGGCGCTGGAGGGCTGCCAGCTCTACCTCCTCTTTGTCAAGGTCCTCGGCATCTACATCCACCACTACCTGGCAAAGCTGTGCCTGGTTGGCTGGG GCTTCCCTGTTCTCGTGGTGGGAGTGGCAGGAGCTATTGGCAGCTATGGAGAATACAGCATCCAGACCATGGACCACCAGGTCATAGCCCACCT ATGCTGGATCACTTCCAAACATCTTCTGGTCCACTACATCACCAACTGTGGTTACTTTGGCCTCATCTTCCTCTTCAACATGGCTGTCTTCGGGGTGGTGACCCAGAAGAGCTGCAGCTTGCAGGGCactggggcagtgcagggatACCATAAGCCCTGGAAGGTGGctctggtggcagcagggctcTTCTGCCTGCTGGGAGCCACTTGGGCCCTGGTGTTCCTCACCTATGGCATCTCCTCCACAGTTGTGCTCTACCTCTTCACCATCCTCAACTCTCTCCAAG gaatCTTCATATTCATCTGGTTGGTTGTCCTCTACTACCCAAAGACAAAGGAGACCACTGGTTCCCTCTCCTACATCATCAGACATGACAAAAACACCACAACCTCCCAGGACTAG
- the LOC137481346 gene encoding uromodulin-like isoform X1: protein MTANISSERDNRSKFSRICLFFQERIVRCLLLLSVLCLAGCEGNKSELASTHGLRPGVALLVKRSPDACLPNPCQHQGQCQVTVDRPVCSCKPGFTGEFCQDVVLKLACEEEHMKMMVRKEVFELLKIPLELVHLKNQACKVSEKEEEGELFFAATLTGENHTACGSVIQQNSSHVSYSNVIESEQEARRAMISRSFQLEVHFSCIYAYEQVVRLPFALTAVDKLVQIVVREGHFNVSMRLYKSPSYLEPYHLPSVAVPLTDTLYVLLKMEGQHQLKYFLLSVLDCWATPSTDPHQDTQHKLIEQGCPHDETVTYLNAIGESTTAKFSFQMFQFVGYPEVFLHCRVQLCVPDSPEPCAKQCPRHWRSRRALADDYNRIVSYGPIPLLAAPSSGGEIHHSSTDQQDPAGPSPWLSRALILLCVLAVLAVAAVAVSVGRRMV, encoded by the exons ATGACTGCAAACATCTCCAGCGAGCGTGATAACAGATCCAAGTTCTCCAGAATCTGCTTGTTTTTCCAGGAAAGGATTGTGAgatgtttgctgctgctctctgtgctctgcctgGCTGGCTGTGAAGGCAACAAGA GTGAGCTGGCCAGCACCCATGGCCTGAGGCCAGGGGTTGCCTTGCTTGTCAAGAGGAGCCCAGATGCCTGCCTGCCAAACCCGTGCCAGCACCAGGGGCAGTGCCAGGTGACTGTGGACAGACCAGTTTGCAGCTGCAAGCCAGGCTTCACAGGGGAATTCTGCCAAG ATGTGGTACTGAAGCTGGCCTGTGAGGAAGAGCACATGAAGATGATGGTGAGGAAGGAGGTGTTTGAGCTCTTGAAAATCCCGCTGGAGCTTGTGCACTTGAAGAACCAGGCATGCAAGGTCtcagagaaggaagaagagggTGAGCTGTTTTTTGCAGCCACTCTTACAGGTGAAAACCACACTGCCTGTGGATCAGTAATCCAG CAAAACAGCTCCCATGTCTCGTACTCCAACGTCATTGAGTCAGAGCAGGAGGCCCGCAGGGCCATGATCTCCCGCAGTTTTCAGCTGGAGGTGCACTTCTCCTGCATCTACGCCTACGAGCAGGTTGTGAGACTGCCCTTCGCTCTCACTGCTGTTGACAA GCTGGTACAGATTGTGGTCAGAGAAGGACATTTCAACGTCAGCATGAGACTCTACAAGTCCCCCTCCTACCTCGAGCCTTATCACCTGCCAAGTGTGGCTGTCCCCCTCACGGACACACTCTATGTCCTGCTGAAGATGGAAGGGCAGCACCAGCTCAAGTACTTCCTGCTGAGTGTTTTGGACTGCTGGGCCACGCCGAGCACAGATCCGCACCAGGACACGCAGCACAAGCTCATTGAGCAAGG gtgtccccatgaCGAGACGGTGACCTATCTGAATGCCATTGGAGAGAGCACTACTGCCAAGTTCAGCTTCCAGATGTTTCAGTTTGTTGGTTACCCTGAGGTGTTCTTGCACTGCCGTGTCCAGCTCTGTGTTCCTGAtagcccagagccctgtgccaAG CAATGCCCCAGGCACTGGAGGAGCAGGCGGGCACTGGCAGATGACTACAACAGGATTGTCTCCTATGGGCCCATCCCCCTGCTGGCTGCTCCTTCCTCAGGAGGAGAGATCCATCATTCCAGCACTGACCAGCAGGACCCAGCGG GACCCAGCCCGTGGCTCTCCAGGGCCCTCATTCTGCTGTGTGTGCTCGCCGTGcttgctgtggctgctgtggcCGTCAGTGTGGGGCGGCGAATGGTTTAA
- the ADGRG3 gene encoding adhesion G protein-coupled receptor G3 isoform X2: MLHLSQQCLELWRSESRACACLRERWFRLLQSGRHSWLAGLKTLLFNVSRAVTRDVLITFSPTAGPSRLNATEKGKAGKIHIPRKIFQSLSSQTVRVVVTVLNIQQLGMFKEVNQTAQVLDNTVVGITVGESSISGLQEPVQLTFAHRELPRNPALDGSTAKALMAVATAGCGVAMAFSIFTMAFCIFVRCRFRFEETVRTNLGLHVNLVGSLFLLNLAFLLNSGLSGRTHPRTCGVLGGLTHYCLLCCFTWTALEGCQLYLLFVKVLGIYIHHYLAKLCLVGWGFPVLVVGVAGAIGSYGEYSIQTMDHQVIAHLCWITSKHLLVHYITNCGYFGLIFLFNMAVFGVVTQKSCSLQGTGAVQGYHKPWKVALVAAGLFCLLGATWALVFLTYGISSTVVLYLFTILNSLQGIFIFIWLVVLYYPKTKETTGSLSYIIRHDKNTTTSQD, translated from the exons ATGCTCCActtgtcccagcagtgcctggagctgtgGCGCTCTGAGAGCCGCGCTTGTGCCTGCCTGAGGGAGCGCTGGTTCAG GCTGCTGCAGTCGGGGCGGCACAGTTGGCTGGCTGGGCTCAAGACTCTGCTCTTCAACGTCAGCAGGGCTGTCACCCGTGACGTCCTCATCACCTTCTCCCCCACAGCG GGCCCCAGCAGGCTGAACGCCACAGAGAAAGGGAAGGCAGGTAAAATCCACATCCCCAGGAAGATATTCCAGTCCCTGAGCAGCCAAACAGTGCGTGTGGTGGTGACAGTCCTCAATATCCAGCAGCTTGGCATGTTCAAG GAAGTCAACCAGACAGCGCAGGTCTTGGACAACACCGTGGTGGGCATCACGGTGGGAGAGAGCAGCATCtcggggctgcaggagcccgTGCAGCTCACGTTCGCCCACAGGGAGCTGCCCCGA AACCCAGCTCTGGATGGCTCCACAGCAAAAGCTTTGATGGCTGTTGCCACCGCTGGCTGTGGGGTAGCCATGGCTTTCTCCATCTTCACCATGGCCTTCTGCATCTTTGTAAG GTGCAGGTTCAGGTTTGAGGAGACCGTCCGCACCAACCTGGGGCTGCACGTGAACCTCGTGGGCAGCCTGTTCCTCCTCAACCTGGCCTTCCTGCTCAACAGTGGGCTCTCTGGCAGGACCCACCCAAGGACCtgtggggtcctgggggggctcACCCACTactgcctgctctgctgcttcaccTGGACGGCGCTGGAGGGCTGCCAGCTCTACCTCCTCTTTGTCAAGGTCCTCGGCATCTACATCCACCACTACCTGGCAAAGCTGTGCCTGGTTGGCTGGG GCTTCCCTGTTCTCGTGGTGGGAGTGGCAGGAGCTATTGGCAGCTATGGAGAATACAGCATCCAGACCATGGACCACCAGGTCATAGCCCACCT ATGCTGGATCACTTCCAAACATCTTCTGGTCCACTACATCACCAACTGTGGTTACTTTGGCCTCATCTTCCTCTTCAACATGGCTGTCTTCGGGGTGGTGACCCAGAAGAGCTGCAGCTTGCAGGGCactggggcagtgcagggatACCATAAGCCCTGGAAGGTGGctctggtggcagcagggctcTTCTGCCTGCTGGGAGCCACTTGGGCCCTGGTGTTCCTCACCTATGGCATCTCCTCCACAGTTGTGCTCTACCTCTTCACCATCCTCAACTCTCTCCAAG gaatCTTCATATTCATCTGGTTGGTTGTCCTCTACTACCCAAAGACAAAGGAGACCACTGGTTCCCTCTCCTACATCATCAGACATGACAAAAACACCACAACCTCCCAGGACTAG
- the LOC137481346 gene encoding uromodulin-like isoform X2 — protein sequence MERIVRCLLLLSVLCLAGCEGNKSELASTHGLRPGVALLVKRSPDACLPNPCQHQGQCQVTVDRPVCSCKPGFTGEFCQDVVLKLACEEEHMKMMVRKEVFELLKIPLELVHLKNQACKVSEKEEEGELFFAATLTGENHTACGSVIQQNSSHVSYSNVIESEQEARRAMISRSFQLEVHFSCIYAYEQVVRLPFALTAVDKLVQIVVREGHFNVSMRLYKSPSYLEPYHLPSVAVPLTDTLYVLLKMEGQHQLKYFLLSVLDCWATPSTDPHQDTQHKLIEQGCPHDETVTYLNAIGESTTAKFSFQMFQFVGYPEVFLHCRVQLCVPDSPEPCAKQCPRHWRSRRALADDYNRIVSYGPIPLLAAPSSGGEIHHSSTDQQDPAGPSPWLSRALILLCVLAVLAVAAVAVSVGRRMV from the exons atg GAAAGGATTGTGAgatgtttgctgctgctctctgtgctctgcctgGCTGGCTGTGAAGGCAACAAGA GTGAGCTGGCCAGCACCCATGGCCTGAGGCCAGGGGTTGCCTTGCTTGTCAAGAGGAGCCCAGATGCCTGCCTGCCAAACCCGTGCCAGCACCAGGGGCAGTGCCAGGTGACTGTGGACAGACCAGTTTGCAGCTGCAAGCCAGGCTTCACAGGGGAATTCTGCCAAG ATGTGGTACTGAAGCTGGCCTGTGAGGAAGAGCACATGAAGATGATGGTGAGGAAGGAGGTGTTTGAGCTCTTGAAAATCCCGCTGGAGCTTGTGCACTTGAAGAACCAGGCATGCAAGGTCtcagagaaggaagaagagggTGAGCTGTTTTTTGCAGCCACTCTTACAGGTGAAAACCACACTGCCTGTGGATCAGTAATCCAG CAAAACAGCTCCCATGTCTCGTACTCCAACGTCATTGAGTCAGAGCAGGAGGCCCGCAGGGCCATGATCTCCCGCAGTTTTCAGCTGGAGGTGCACTTCTCCTGCATCTACGCCTACGAGCAGGTTGTGAGACTGCCCTTCGCTCTCACTGCTGTTGACAA GCTGGTACAGATTGTGGTCAGAGAAGGACATTTCAACGTCAGCATGAGACTCTACAAGTCCCCCTCCTACCTCGAGCCTTATCACCTGCCAAGTGTGGCTGTCCCCCTCACGGACACACTCTATGTCCTGCTGAAGATGGAAGGGCAGCACCAGCTCAAGTACTTCCTGCTGAGTGTTTTGGACTGCTGGGCCACGCCGAGCACAGATCCGCACCAGGACACGCAGCACAAGCTCATTGAGCAAGG gtgtccccatgaCGAGACGGTGACCTATCTGAATGCCATTGGAGAGAGCACTACTGCCAAGTTCAGCTTCCAGATGTTTCAGTTTGTTGGTTACCCTGAGGTGTTCTTGCACTGCCGTGTCCAGCTCTGTGTTCCTGAtagcccagagccctgtgccaAG CAATGCCCCAGGCACTGGAGGAGCAGGCGGGCACTGGCAGATGACTACAACAGGATTGTCTCCTATGGGCCCATCCCCCTGCTGGCTGCTCCTTCCTCAGGAGGAGAGATCCATCATTCCAGCACTGACCAGCAGGACCCAGCGG GACCCAGCCCGTGGCTCTCCAGGGCCCTCATTCTGCTGTGTGTGCTCGCCGTGcttgctgtggctgctgtggcCGTCAGTGTGGGGCGGCGAATGGTTTAA
- the LOC137481341 gene encoding adhesion G-protein coupled receptor G1-like — protein sequence MKVLFLLLLFLHQGVGANGHREEDFRFCGDRNQTQKSSVIYGYNPTNISIENTAQALRIKGPVLPNRGNSYDKYSLAPTLGRYRFCIYWFESNRTLRLVYGKQSISLGGNSSSSIPLGQESQETERTRADIFNVSYIIKGGKNTSLDANAVYVFSASPGSMPVWKQDVEKQLTALDNLIAQPLAAATGATERQRLRRKLGELEKMLAKVELEGQNQTFGEATVHVTILRVQPSPAPQHLTLAPQREESGEVQRFTVDLPSSLFMMVKEREEVVEHRVLLMDINRQTMFQDENSSHVLGDKVVSISLVDTVVANLSDPVVLTFFHDQLPRNVTPLCVFWQEDTSASSGSWDSYGCTTVTGSSQTECRCNHLTYFAVLMVSSPEITSVHRNYLSIITYIGCLISALASICTIFFLYFRSKQRDQITSMHIHMNLLAAIFLLDITFLISEHLAASSSEAICRAGGLFLHFSLLSCLTWMGIEGYNLYRLVIEVFNAYHDHFLLKLCLVGWGLPFFCVMMILLASWTSYGPLSIPIYESVDGRTTNATICWITSPLVHNTVNLGFFSLVFLFNSVMLGAMVREILRQNKKGHKLKHVLALFGLSILLGIPWALIFFSFTSGVFCLVSLYIFTIINSLQGFLIFLWYWTMVLQARKSPDSQSSSDSAKLQPSSS from the exons ATGAAggtcctcttcctgctccttctcttcctccacCAAG GGGTGGGAGCCAATGGCCACAGGGAAGAGGATTTTCGTTTCTGTGGTGACCGAAACCAGACCCAGAAGAGCTCTGTCATCTACGGGTACAACCCCACCAACATCTCCATCGAGAACACGGCCCAGGCACTGAGGATAAAAGGGCCTGTTTTGCCAAACAGGGGAAACTCTTACGACAAGTACAGCTTGGCCCCCACCTTGGGCAGGTACCGCTTCTGCATCTACTGGTTTGAGTCCAACAGGACCCTGCGGCTGGTGTATGGGAagcagagcatctccctgggTGGGAACTCATCCAGCAGCATCCCTCTGGGACAGGAGAGTCAGGAGACTGAAAGAACCAGAGCCGACATCTTCAATGTGTCCTACATCATAAAGGGCGGGAAGAACACCTCCCTGGATGCTAATGCTGTTTACGTCTTCTCTG CCTCTCCAGGAAGCATGCCTGTCTGGAAGCAGGATGTGGAGAAGCAGCTCACTGCCTTGGACAACCTCattgcccagcccctggcagcagccacGGGAGCCACGGAGCGGCAGAGGCTCCGGCG CAAACTTGGCGAGCTGGAGAAGATGCTGGCCAAGGTGGAGCTGGAAGGGCAGAACCAGACCTTTGGGGAGGCCACTGTGCATGTGACCATCCTGAGGGTCCAGCCCAGTCCGGCTCCTCAGCACCTGACATTGGCTCCCCAGAGAGAG GAGAGTGGAGAGGTCCAGAGATTCACAGTGGACCTGCCAAGCAGCCTGTTCATGATGgtgaaggagagggaggaggtggTGGAGCACAGGGTGCTCCTCATGGACATCAACAGGCAGACCATGTTCCAG GATGAAAACAGCAGCCACGTCCTGGGTGACAAGGTAGTCAGCATCTCCCTGGTGGACACAGTGGTGGCCAACCTCTCCGACCCAGTGGTCCTCACTTTCTTCCATGACCAGCTGCCG AGGAACGTGACCCCACTGTGCGTCTTCTGGCAGGAGGACACCTCTG CCAGTtctgggagctgggacagctATGGGTGTACCACAGTGACAGGGAGCAGCCAGACAGAGTGCAGGTGCAACCACCTCACCTACTTTGCTGTGCTCATG gtATCCTCTCCAGAGATCACCTCTGTGCACAGGAATTACCTGAGTATCATAACCTACATTGGCTGCCTGATCTCAGCTTTGGCATCCATTTGCACCATCTTCTTCCTCTACTTCAG AAGCAAACAGCGAGACCAGATCACGAGCATGCACATCCACATGAACCTGCTGGCCGCCATCTTCCTCCTGGACATCACCTTCCTCATCTCTGAGCACttggctgccagcagcagcgaggccatctgcagagctggggggctGTTTCTGCACTTTTCACTCCTGAGCTGCCTCACCTGGATGGGCATTGAGGGCTACAACCTCTACCGGCTTGTGATCGAAGTCTTCAACGCCTACCATGACCACTTCCTCCTCAAGCTCTGCCTGGTTGGCTGGG GACTCCCGTTCTTCTGCGTGATGATGATCCTCCTGGCTAGCTGGACGAGCTACGGCCCCCTCTCCATTCCCATCTATGAATCCGTTGATGGCAGAACCACCAACGCAACCAT ATGCTGGATCACGAGCCCCCTGGTCCATAACACCGTGAACCTGGGTTTCTTCAGCCTGGTGTTCCTCTTTAACTCAGTCATGCTGGGGGCCATGGTACGGGAGATCCTCCGGCAGAACAAAAAAGGTCACAAGCTCAAGCATGTCCTGGCCCTCTTTGGGCTCAGCATCCTGCTGGGCATCCCCTGGGCACTGATCTTCTTCTCCTTCACCTCTGGTGTGTTCTGCCTTGTCTCCCTCTACATCTTCACCATCATCAACTCCCTCCAAG GTTTCCTCATCTTCCTCTGGTACTGGACCATGGTGCTGCAAGCGAGGAAGTCCCCTGACTCTCAGAGCAGCTCTGACAGTGCcaagctgcagcccagcagcagctga